DNA sequence from the Clostridia bacterium genome:
CTTCAGGTTGGACACGGTACGACAGTAGTAGCTACAGTCAAAAATTATGGGACAGGAAATTTTGAAAAGACAGAAAACCCTTTGGATTTTGCAATTGATGGAGAAGGTTTCTTTACTGTGGCAGGACCTAAGGGTGATGTAGTATATACAAGGGATGGAAGCTTTAAAATCAGTGTGTCGGAAGAAGGAAAAAAGCTGACTACAGCGGACGGGTATCCGGTTCTTGATGATGCAGGCGGAGAGATAATCCTCACTGTAGCGGATATATCCAGACTGTCTGTAAACTCAGACGGACAGCTCTTCTATGTAGACAATACAGGTACTACTATAGATTTGGGACAAAAGCTCGGTGTAGTAAAATTCCCAAACAGATACGGACTTGAAAGTATGGGCAGCAACTTCTATAATAGAACTGATGCTTCCGGTAATCCCATTGCCGATGCAGAAGAGGGAGTCAAGAGCACTATATCTCAGGGTTTCCTTGAAGCGTCAAATGTACAGGTGGTTGAGGAAATGGTCAAGCTGATCGTTGCGCAGAGAGCGTATGAAGTTAACTCAAAGGCTATTCAATCAGCAGATGAAATGCTTGGACAGGCAAATAACCTGAAGAGATAAAGCTTAAATTGATTTAGAACCGGATTAAGATAAAATCTAAGGGATAAACAGGAATTTCGTCTTATAGCACTGGAGGGGCATTGTGGAAATTGGTGGTATTAATAATAAATATGTAGATAATTCTATCGAATCAGCAAAGAATAAAGTATCTGATGATGAGTTTGAAAAGAAACTCAAAAGTGCCATGGATAAAAGTGATGAAAAAGAACTAAGGAAGGTCTGCCAGGACTTTGAGGGTCTTATGATTAATATGATGTACAAGCAAATGAAAGCTACTGTCCCAAAAACAGACCTCTTACCCTCAGATACGGGAAAGGAAATATTTGAAGGGATGCTGGATGACAAGCTTGTGGAAGAATCAACAAAAAGCCGCAATGTCGGGCTTGCAGATATACTTTACAAACAGCTCTCCAGACAGATGAAATCAACATACAAGTCTGTACAGGAGGGAGACAAGAATTCTGTTGAAGAAAAATAAGTTGAGGATATTTACAGCATTAATACTAATAATTTTTGTGTCCTTCATAGCCTTTTATGCAGGACATTTTTTATTTGAAGAAAAAGAAGCCGGTAAACCTTTTGTATTGCAGAACAGCAAGAAGAGCCAATCGCCTGTGCTTCACAAGCATATTTCCACCACTATCAGGGGATTAAAGCAGGATATAAACATCCTGGAGGTGGATTTAAGTGATGACAGAGTTTCGATTTCGCCAGTACTTTCTTTTGACAGTATATTCGGGTATGAAAAGCTCAGTTCTATGGCTTCACGCAAAGGTGCATACGCTGCTGTTAACGCGGGATTCTTCTATGAATACGGCAGACCGGGAGGGTTGGTATGTATTGGTGGCCGGCTGCTCTCAGGCTCTACAGGTATATTCCCGGTACTTATGGTCAAGCAGGGGAGGGCTCATCTCAGTCAGGTAAAGACAGAACTATGGGTTACCTCTGGGAAAAAAAAGATGATGCTGCACAGTATAAATATGCCGGGAAATGCTGGAGATTCTGTACTTTATACACCTGAGTACGGAAAAGAAAACAGAGTGGAAGGAAAAAATATTTCTGTTACCATTAAAGACAATATTATAAGAGATATTTCGCTCTTCATGGGAAGTACGGATATACCAAAAGATGGAATGCTGATTACCCTGTTTGGGTATACTACGAAAGATTTCGAAAGTTTTCCTTTTGCTGAAGGTGACAGGGTGGAGTTCAGCTATAAACCGGATGTTGGCAGTGAGGCTTATGAATGTGGCAGCTGGGTAGTCAGAGACGGCAAAACCGTTATTGCAGATCGGGATCCATGGGTAGGTACGCTGACAAACCGCGAGCCTCGCACGGCAGTAGGGATAAAAGGCGATGGGAAAGTTGTACTTGTGACAGTTGATGGAAGACAACCGGGTCACAGCGCCGGAATGACAGGCAGGGAGCTTGGGGAATTTCTGGTAGGCTATGGTGTCAGGAGCGCTGCTATGTTGGATGGAGGTGCATCAACTGAAATGATAGTAGAAAACAAGCTGTTGAACAGACCTTCGGACAGAGGTGAGGAAAGGCTCTTGGGCGGCGGAATCATAATTAAGCTGATAAAATAATTATTATCAGGTTATATTACTTATTCATAAGTTTATAGTGGACAATTATTGGGAAAATGGTTAAAATATATTATAAAGTTATTCTTGAATATAAAGACGTAGTTCCTATCAATAGGAGGTTTTACGTCAGGCAGGAAAAAGGAGAGTACAAGTATGTTGGATAATATGGAAATAAGGAAACTAATACCTCACAGATACCCTTTTTTACTGGTAGATAAAGTATTGGAACTGGAACCAGGTCAGAAAATAGTAGCAATAAAAAATGTAACAGCAAATGAACCTTTCTTTCAAGGACACTTCCCTGAGTTTGCTGTAATGCCTGGGGTTCTTATAGTTGAAGCTTTGGCACAGACTGCAGGCATATGTACGGCAAGTGCGGAACAGGATAAGGACAATAAAAAGCTGGGGTTGTTTGCCAGCATTGAGGGGATAAAGTTTAAAAAGCCTGTACTTCCGGGGGATACCTTAAAGCTGGAAGCGGAAATCCTGATGAACAAGCTTGGTGTGGTAAAAGCCAAGGTGCGTGCAACTGTTGATGACAAGGTAGCAGCAGAAGGTGAGATAAAGTTTGCAATGGCAAATGTTAAAAAATAAGAATAACCCCGGAAGGGGCTATTCTTATTTTTTAATCCTCAAGGCCTTAATTAATCATTTCCCGTACTAAGGCTTTTGTAATCTGAAGATCTATCAAATTTTCCATCCATAACCATTGCCCTGCCGGATTGACTTCTAAAAAAAACAGATTATTATCTTGGGATACGATAAAGTCATAAGCCCCATAAATTAAGCCAAAAGATTTATGCAGCTTTAATAATCGATTTCTAAACGATTCCGGTATATCCGTTATAGAGTATTTTACATTATAAATATCATTTCTCCAATCTGTTTCAGCTTCAGGAATGCCTGCAGTATCAATTCTTACAGGAAATATCTCTTCTCCGACAACTGTAATTCTTAATTCATACTTTTTAGTTATTTTTTTCTGGAATATCCCGGGAGTAACCTTTACAGACATATTTATCCTATCAACTAAAGCTGATGATACTGTCGTTGTCATAGTTACCTTATCGGGTAACTCGTAATAATATGTCAGCGGCTTATATATGACCTCAGAGTGTGGTTTATGAGCTTCTATAAACCCTTTTATTTTATCTGTATCATTAGATACTATGGTATTTGGGATTGAGAAACCCATTTTCACAGCCTTATCCAGCTGATGGATTTTATAAGAAGCTTTATAGTGTGAATCCAGGTTATTTATCCATTTTGCCGGAATGTTTTCGTAGAGAGGTCTAAGAGAATGAATCCATTCGCGGTTCTTCAAGGCTTGATAATTTAGGTGTTCAACAGTTTCTTTTGGCTGGATAATCGGAGGTTTTAGTCTCCACCAGACTGAACGGATGTTATTGTAATCAATGATCTTTTCGCCAATACAAAAGCTGAAATCAAACTTATTAGAATTTATATGATATGATAAAGAATGATTTTCATAGCAATTCTGGTGGTCAAATACATAGTATTCAGAACCTGACTTATCCAATAAATCCTTTGTCTTTTGAATGTGAGGGTCAATATTCTGTCCCATGATTAAAATCATTTTGTTCGCCCTCCTGTGTTTTTAGAATAGTCCCAAGGCTGGTTTTATACATAGACTAAAAAGGAATATCTACATCTGCATCAATATGACCTGGGCCACCTGTGGCTGTAGCTGTTGCATCAAGTTGGATTGAAGCTCCATTCTCAATGTTACTCTTAACTCTCAGACTCGACAACTCTGCTGCTATAGGTTTGATTACTACCTCTGTGTTAGGATCGACTTCCAAAAATACTTTGATTTTTTCGCTCATAATTACAACCTCCAAAAATATTTATTAGTGCTAAACCAACCTTGGGCAAAGTAAACAGATACTTAACATTACTATGGTTAATTTATTATGGTACATAACTGCAAAATAAATTTATTAATATAGTATTAGTAACAGGGAACTTAATATTCGGTTAACTGGTATATTTAGTAAAATTTTCTCTCGCGTATTTCCAGTCGCTTTCCAGGACGGAAATGATGCCGATGTTATGTCTAGAGCCATCTGACTGATATATTAATATTTACCAGAATGGATACTGCTCTGCACTACGATTCTCTCATAGACCATGTAATTGAATACTTCCTTTTTTCTGGAGATTATGTAAAGATGCAAAAACTATTAATAATGGCATATATTTATTCGAAACAATTACCTGTATTATTAAACATATTAACTGTAAGATGCCATAGATTCAAATTATTTACATTATAAATAATGATATAAAAGTTGTCAATGCCGGACAAAATGCTTCAAACTTTTTATTTGATACTGTAATGAGTCTTGGATTGGTAAAAAAGCAAGATAACTATATTTCTGCGAAAGATTGAAATAAAAAAGCCGCTTATAAAAGCGGCTGTTAATTTTTATGGAATTTGATTCCTTTTACGTAAAAACAATTCTCCAACCTTGTATATATCACCTGCACCCATAGTGATTACCAAATCACCCGGTGAAACATTTTTATCAAGATAATCGGCTATAGCATCAAACCCACTGATATAGACTGCATTTTGTCCTGCGGATGCAATTTTATCTGCCACCATGCTTGAATGTATTTCTCCTGTATCTATCTCCCGCGCGGCATATATATCGGATACTATAACCCTGTCTGCATTGGAAAAGGCCTTAGAAAAGTCACCCAAGAGTGATTTTGTCCTGGTATAGGTATGAGGTTGGAATACACACCAAACCTTATCGTAATTTCCGTTCTTCGCAGCTTTAAGCGTCGCTACGACTTCTGAAGGATGGTGGGCATAATCATCTACCACCCTGATGTTATCCGCAATCCCCTTAAGTTCAAAACGCCTGAGGGTACCTGTAAATTTTAGCAACCCTTCCTTTATTGATTTCAGATCACATCCCAGGGCATAACACGAGGCTATGGCAGCAAGTGAATTACTTACATTATGTATTCCCGGAACACTAAGCCTTATTATGTCCAATTCACTTCCATCCTTTACAAGTTTAAAGGATGCACAGCCTTTTTCATCATATTCAATTCCGGTTGCCGTCCATTCTGCATCCGGGGATTTTACACCATAGGTTATTTTTTTACAGGAGAGCCTGTTAATGAGTTCCGAAGTATTGGCGTCGTCAATGCAGGCCACTACATAGCCATTATCCGGGACAAGTTTTGCAAACATATAAAAAGTATCCTTGATGTGATCTATATCTTTGAAGTAATCTACGTGATCCAGCTCAATATTGAGAATAACTGCAAGGTAGGGATTAAACTTAAGGAAGCTTCCGTAGTATTCACATGCTTCAGTTATAAAATATTGATTGCCCCCTATCTTGGTGTTCCCTCCTATAGTCGGAAGCTCTCCTCCGATATGGATAGTAGGGTCGAGGCCGGACTCAAGCATTATCATTGTAACCATTGATGTAGTTGTAGTTTTTCCATGGGTACCTGATATAGCTATGCTGAAAGGGTACTTTTTCATAAGCTGTCCTAAAAGAGCTGCTCTGTCGATTACAGGTATACCCATTTCTCTTGCTTTTATCAGCTCCGGATTGTTGTCTTTTACAGCTACCGTATAAACAACAAGGTCAGGATTCTCTATGCTTTCCGCACTATGGTACGGACGTATTTGTGCACCCATTTTCCCTAGTTTTTGGGTAGAAGCCGATTCCTTCATATCTGAGCCTGATATCTTGTAACCCAGGCTTATTAATATTTCAGCAAGCCCACTCATGCTGCTTCCACCTATACCTACAAAATGAATATGCTTTACTTGTGGCGACTCAAACAGGTTAATATTCTCCAAAAAATAACACTCCTTAAATATGCACAGTTTTGTTGTGCGGCGATAATAACGGGTGACAGATAATGTGATAAGGCACATTTGGTCTGCAACCCGTAACTGTGCGACTTAGTAGCACCATATATATACTACACTATTTTTATGCAAAGTAAAAGTTTAAAAAATCTAAAATTATTATATGAGAATTCATATCCAAATATTATAGACAATAAACTCTGAAGTTATATAAATTTTCGCAAAGAGTTTGAAGTATATTAGCAGATAATGAATTTCCAGGGGTAATTTTGATTAGTGAATATGACTTTATAACTGTGTTCATCATAATTAATATAATTTGATAATAAATCCGAATAATTATTTAAAAACATATTAAATCATTCGATATATATAGTATAATATACTTGTTTAGTTATCTAATAATTTATTTGGATTGAGGGATTAAAATGGACAAACTCCAAAGGAATGAGCGTATTGCTGCATTGGTTAAAATACTTACCGATTCACCGGGTAAAATTTTTACTTTAGGGCACTTTACTGAAATGTTCGGGTCAGCAAAGTCGACCATAAGCGAAGATATAGATATTGTCAGTAATATACTTGCAAGGTTAGATCTTGGAACGATAGAAACAATACCAGGTGCATCCGGAGGGGTTAGGCTTGTTCCCTCACTTAACAGATCAAAAATCCAAGGTATATTGAAAAACCTGTGCGAAGAGCTTGCAAAGAAAGAGCGGATACTTCCTGGAGGATATATCTACATGCTGGATGTAATATATAATCCGGAAACCATAAGTGAGATAGGCGCAATATTTGCAGGACAGTTCTTCTCTAAAGGAATTGATTATGTTGTAACTGTAGAAACGAAGGGTATACCGCTTGCGTTTATTACGGCAAAATACCTTAACGTACCCCTTGTCATTGTGAGGCATTATAATGAAGCTACTGACGGAGCATCCGTAAACATAAACTATGTATCCGGCTCATCAAAAAAAATCCAGACTATGGTTTTGTCATTGAAGGCGATAAAGAAAAATTCAAAGCTCCTTTTCATAGATGATTTCATGAAGGGCGGAGGAACGGCAAAAGGGATAGTTGAACTTGCTAAGGAGTTTGAATGCGAAGTTGCAGGTATAGGGGTATTGATAGAAACTGCGGAACCTCAGAAAAAACTCGTTGAAAACTATTTTTCGCTTCTGACACTAAATGAAGTCAATGAGGAAAATAGCATAATTGATATTTCGCCTAATAATACAATATGTTGATAGTGAGTATAAAAAAATTGAAAAGAGAATATCCTATAGACAAGATACTTAAATTTATCTGACTTATTTTAAATACGAATTACGGTGTGTTTAGCATATTGGGTATTGTTTCTATTACACACTACTCGACTAAATTACATAAGAAATTATTGTAATTTAAGAAGGAAAAAATGAATTTTTATCGAATAGTATATTATACACAATTATAACGGAAGGTGGTAACATCTATGGAGATTACTGACGTTCGTATCAGAAAGATTGATGTTGAGGGAAAAATGAAAGCGGTTGTTTCTGTAACATTTGATAATGAATTTGTAATTCATGATATAAAAGTTATAGAAAGCCAGAACGGTCTATTTATCGCAATGCCAAGCAGAAAAACTCCAGACGGTGAATTCAAAGACATAGCACATCCGATAAATGCTGCTGCTAGAGAAAAAATTCAAAAGGCAATTTTGGAAAAATATGAGTCTACTACAGCTGAATAATAGAGGTAAAAGACGCTTAAAAAATAAGCGTCTTTTTTCTTTTATAGAGTTAATTGTGTATCATGTATACAAAAAACATTATTAATTTAATTTAAACATTGAAAATTTTGATAAAAAGTGAGAAAATAGTACAGGAAAAACAATTAGGAGGAATATATAATGGAACACCTTTTGGCGGTAATTCTTGCTGCAGGTGAAGGCAAAAGGATGAAGTCCAAAAATTCAAAAGTTATGCATAAGATAGCTGGGAAGGCGCTCGTTGAATGGGTTGCTGAAGCAGCGGGTGATGCAGGAGTTAATCAATGTGTTCTTGTGGTAGGACATAGAGCAGACCAGGTGAAAGAATACATGGGAAATAAATATGAGTATGCCTTGCAGGAAAAACAGCTGGGAACCGGTCATGCAGTAATGCAGGCAGAGAAATACCTGGAAGGTAAGGATGGGCATGTTATCATACTTTACGGGGATACTCCTTTAGTGACGGCAGAGACTATTTCGAATGCTCTGAAAGTCCACAAAACAAATAATAATTCTGCTACTGTTATTACCGTAGACCTAGATAATCCTACAGGTTACGGAAGGATCGTAAGGGACAAAAGC
Encoded proteins:
- the flgG gene encoding flagellar basal-body rod protein FlgG, which encodes MMRALYTAGSGMIAQQFNVDVISNNLANVNTTGYKKERAEFKDMLYETIDRAHMLDGKGKPVNLQVGHGTTVVATVKNYGTGNFEKTENPLDFAIDGEGFFTVAGPKGDVVYTRDGSFKISVSEEGKKLTTADGYPVLDDAGGEIILTVADISRLSVNSDGQLFYVDNTGTTIDLGQKLGVVKFPNRYGLESMGSNFYNRTDASGNPIADAEEGVKSTISQGFLEASNVQVVEEMVKLIVAQRAYEVNSKAIQSADEMLGQANNLKR
- a CDS encoding rod-binding protein, coding for MEIGGINNKYVDNSIESAKNKVSDDEFEKKLKSAMDKSDEKELRKVCQDFEGLMINMMYKQMKATVPKTDLLPSDTGKEIFEGMLDDKLVEESTKSRNVGLADILYKQLSRQMKSTYKSVQEGDKNSVEEK
- a CDS encoding phosphodiester glycosidase family protein — protein: MKKNKLRIFTALILIIFVSFIAFYAGHFLFEEKEAGKPFVLQNSKKSQSPVLHKHISTTIRGLKQDINILEVDLSDDRVSISPVLSFDSIFGYEKLSSMASRKGAYAAVNAGFFYEYGRPGGLVCIGGRLLSGSTGIFPVLMVKQGRAHLSQVKTELWVTSGKKKMMLHSINMPGNAGDSVLYTPEYGKENRVEGKNISVTIKDNIIRDISLFMGSTDIPKDGMLITLFGYTTKDFESFPFAEGDRVEFSYKPDVGSEAYECGSWVVRDGKTVIADRDPWVGTLTNREPRTAVGIKGDGKVVLVTVDGRQPGHSAGMTGRELGEFLVGYGVRSAAMLDGGASTEMIVENKLLNRPSDRGEERLLGGGIIIKLIK
- the fabZ gene encoding 3-hydroxyacyl-ACP dehydratase FabZ; this translates as MLDNMEIRKLIPHRYPFLLVDKVLELEPGQKIVAIKNVTANEPFFQGHFPEFAVMPGVLIVEALAQTAGICTASAEQDKDNKKLGLFASIEGIKFKKPVLPGDTLKLEAEILMNKLGVVKAKVRATVDDKVAAEGEIKFAMANVKK
- the murC gene encoding UDP-N-acetylmuramate--L-alanine ligase, which encodes MENINLFESPQVKHIHFVGIGGSSMSGLAEILISLGYKISGSDMKESASTQKLGKMGAQIRPYHSAESIENPDLVVYTVAVKDNNPELIKAREMGIPVIDRAALLGQLMKKYPFSIAISGTHGKTTTTSMVTMIMLESGLDPTIHIGGELPTIGGNTKIGGNQYFITEACEYYGSFLKFNPYLAVILNIELDHVDYFKDIDHIKDTFYMFAKLVPDNGYVVACIDDANTSELINRLSCKKITYGVKSPDAEWTATGIEYDEKGCASFKLVKDGSELDIIRLSVPGIHNVSNSLAAIASCYALGCDLKSIKEGLLKFTGTLRRFELKGIADNIRVVDDYAHHPSEVVATLKAAKNGNYDKVWCVFQPHTYTRTKSLLGDFSKAFSNADRVIVSDIYAAREIDTGEIHSSMVADKIASAGQNAVYISGFDAIADYLDKNVSPGDLVITMGAGDIYKVGELFLRKRNQIP
- the purR gene encoding pur operon repressor, which codes for MDKLQRNERIAALVKILTDSPGKIFTLGHFTEMFGSAKSTISEDIDIVSNILARLDLGTIETIPGASGGVRLVPSLNRSKIQGILKNLCEELAKKERILPGGYIYMLDVIYNPETISEIGAIFAGQFFSKGIDYVVTVETKGIPLAFITAKYLNVPLVIVRHYNEATDGASVNINYVSGSSKKIQTMVLSLKAIKKNSKLLFIDDFMKGGGTAKGIVELAKEFECEVAGIGVLIETAEPQKKLVENYFSLLTLNEVNEENSIIDISPNNTIC
- the spoVG gene encoding septation regulator SpoVG, coding for MEITDVRIRKIDVEGKMKAVVSVTFDNEFVIHDIKVIESQNGLFIAMPSRKTPDGEFKDIAHPINAAAREKIQKAILEKYESTTAE